The window TGCCGGTTATCATCAGCGGCTGGCGCAGCATTTCGCCAGCGGCAGTGGAAATTATCGTGACCGCATTCTGGCTTACTATCAGGAGACCCTGAATCAGTTTTGCCAGCAGGGCACGATCAGCGGCTGTCTGACGGTCAAACTCTCTGCCGAAGTGTGCGATCTTTCGGAAGATATGCGTACCGCCATGGACAACGGCGCCCGCGGGATCATCGCCCTTCTGGCGCAGGCGCTGGAAAAAGGCCGCGCTGCCCGCTGTCTGTCATTTGTCGGCGAACCGTTGCAACAGGCGCAGATCCTGTATGCGCTATGGCTCGGCGCCAATTTGCAGGCCAAGATTTCACGCAGCGCCGCACCGCTCGAAAACGCGCTGGCGCATGTTCAGACCATCATTGCCGCGCCCGACCGATAACGGGCGTTTTATTTATTTCATTACTAGACGACCGGTCTATTCATAACTGGAGCCACTATGTCATCTGAAAAACTATTTACCCCACTGAAAGTGGGCGCGATCACCGCCCCAAACCGTATCTTCATGGCCCCGCTGACGCGCCTGCGCAGCATTGAGCCAGGCGATATCCCGACGCCGTTAATGGCGGAATACTACCGTCAGCGCGCCAGCGCCGGGCTTATCATTAGCGAAGCGACGCAAATTTCCGCGCAGGCGAAAGGCTATGCGGGCGCGCCGGGTCTGCACAGTGAAGAACAGATCGCCGCGTGGAAAAAAATCACTGACGGCGTACATGCGGAGAATGGCCATATCGCGGTCCAGCTGTGGCACACCGGGCGTATCTCCCACGCCAGCCTGCAGCCGGGCGGCCAGTCGCCGGTTTCCGCTTCCGCCATCAGCGCCGGTACGCGCACCTCCCTGCGCGATGAAAACGGCAATGCGATCCGCGTCGAAACCTCGATGCCGCGCGCGCTGAAAACAGAAGAAATTCCTGGCATCGTTAACGATTTCCGCCAGGCGATCGCCAATGCCCGCGAAGCCGGTTTTGATATGGTGGAACTGCATTCCGCCCACGGCTATCTGCTGCACCAGTTCCTTTCTCCGTCTTCTAACCATCGCACCGATTGCTATGGCGGCAGCGTAGAGAACCGCGCGCGGCTGGTGCTGGAAGTGGTGGATGCCGGGA is drawn from Citrobacter rodentium NBRC 105723 = DSM 16636 and contains these coding sequences:
- a CDS encoding alkene reductase, with product MSSEKLFTPLKVGAITAPNRIFMAPLTRLRSIEPGDIPTPLMAEYYRQRASAGLIISEATQISAQAKGYAGAPGLHSEEQIAAWKKITDGVHAENGHIAVQLWHTGRISHASLQPGGQSPVSASAISAGTRTSLRDENGNAIRVETSMPRALKTEEIPGIVNDFRQAIANAREAGFDMVELHSAHGYLLHQFLSPSSNHRTDCYGGSVENRARLVLEVVDAGIKEWGADRIGIRVSPVGTFQNVDNGPNEEADALYLIEELAKRGIAYLHMSEPDWAGGTPYTEAFREKVRARFPGSIIGAGAYTREKAEALIEKGLIDAVAFGRDYIANPDLVARLQRKAELNPQRSESFYGGGAEGYTDYPTL
- a CDS encoding TetR/AcrR family transcriptional regulator — protein: MNKQTDYDTREQLLATGESLCMQRGFTGMGLSEMLKTAEVPKGSFYHYFRSKEAFGVAMLERYFAGYHQRLAQHFASGSGNYRDRILAYYQETLNQFCQQGTISGCLTVKLSAEVCDLSEDMRTAMDNGARGIIALLAQALEKGRAARCLSFVGEPLQQAQILYALWLGANLQAKISRSAAPLENALAHVQTIIAAPDR